The Octopus bimaculoides isolate UCB-OBI-ISO-001 chromosome 13, ASM119413v2, whole genome shotgun sequence genome includes a window with the following:
- the LOC128249292 gene encoding uncharacterized protein LOC128249292: protein MYAELQCQTQEERLQRELNITFYNLDKQQQVMLQGITCDQHKWRKKLLKYQLQIEINKFKHLFSDKSQETVRQMTSLSQSLTQKSEQDILLNLKKVGDNCDANQSKRLRRVLFSKYMNQVFNRSTGARSVNQTLQHRSSDGTTSCQQGNNALLQDATRLSSFGYSQGIDQSEIFSGKSVQLPKLVNTTGRENRSH, encoded by the coding sequence ATGTATGCAGAGTTACAGTGCCAAACACAAGAAGAAAGATTGCAACGCGAGTTAAATATCACATTTTACAACctagacaaacaacaacaagttATGCTTCAGGGAATAACATGTGACCAACACAAATGGAGAAAAAAGTTGCTAAAATACCAACTACAGATAGAAATTAACAAATTTAAACATCTTTTCAGTGACAAATCGCAAGAAACAGTGCGACAGATGACATCCCTGTCTCAGAGTCTTACCCAAAAGTCAGAGCAAGATATTCTTTTAAATCTGAAGAAAGTAGGTGACAACTGTGATGCCAACCAGAGTAAACGGTTGCGCAGGGTTTTATTCAGCAAATATATGAACCAAGTATTTAATCGATCCACAGGAGCACGATCCGTTAACCAGACACTTCAACATCGCTCCAGTGATGGAACTACATCTTGCCAACAAGGAAATAATGCATTATTGCAGGACGCTACCAGATTATCTTCATTTGGATACAGTCAGGGTATTGACCAGTCAGAGATTTTCAGTGGGAAAAGTGTACAGCTACCAAAACTTGTTAACACTACTGGGAGGGAAAACAGATCTCACTGA